From the genome of Hathewaya histolytica, one region includes:
- a CDS encoding helix-turn-helix transcriptional regulator, with protein sequence MRMKEYLMAPGEFAKYLGVSIKTYSGWENNRSKPTLERALTIAEKLNKDVKEIWFNE encoded by the coding sequence ATTAGAATGAAAGAATATCTTATGGCTCCAGGAGAATTTGCAAAATACCTAGGAGTAAGCATAAAAACTTATTCAGGCTGGGAAAACAATAGGAGCAAACCCACTTTAGAAAGAGCGCTAACTATAGCTGAAAAATTAAATAAAGATGTTAAAGAGATATGGTTCAATGAGTAG
- a CDS encoding DUF2325 domain-containing protein, translated as MQLNIIPLLVQALSTNKRIYKDIDKIYNRDKLRFIKSAKEDEFYTHPMAQEGDVEQEYYFKKALGIVNVSKEDQEIGEELFKILKKGWRYTFTYVENHSKIIMSEFLDRFIKKNKGIDNIQDDYLNSNCTIVIFLAYNLDKNIIKEDIYYHKCIETLVLRLEHYKTENRINLNNVTKEQKQLIRNLELRLKNNTNINPSIPCSYRALTDQHDGLNLNLNKLSKEDKFFLPFEYIYDFEKMSLTSIVGEDLLKSKETQELIYAYSQFQKKDEFNYDEFLKYIYPAIQIRYLCKQYKKSKEFFFKNFNEELYEEINKKDIENKEVKKSNLLLQDENERFKLRIEELERENKKLKNELKNREDYKSEIVPLREFIFNMDNREGYKEEDINYNKIEGLNAIIIGGHQQWQTKMKEYLKNSNFISVENLNFDTDILLTADIVFIYTNYLNHAMYYKVIDIARENNLKVVYLKSNTNPKIVLKQIQKSVE; from the coding sequence ATGCAATTAAATATTATACCTTTATTGGTACAAGCATTATCTACTAATAAAAGAATATATAAGGATATAGATAAAATATATAACAGGGATAAACTTAGATTTATTAAATCAGCAAAAGAAGATGAATTTTATACACATCCAATGGCACAAGAAGGAGATGTGGAGCAGGAATATTATTTTAAAAAAGCATTGGGGATTGTAAATGTTTCTAAAGAAGATCAAGAAATTGGAGAAGAATTATTTAAAATTTTAAAAAAAGGCTGGAGATATACTTTTACATATGTAGAGAATCATTCAAAAATAATTATGTCAGAGTTTCTTGATAGATTTATAAAGAAAAATAAAGGTATAGACAATATACAAGATGATTATCTGAATTCTAATTGTACCATTGTTATATTTTTAGCTTATAATTTAGATAAGAATATAATAAAAGAAGATATCTATTATCATAAGTGTATAGAAACATTAGTCTTAAGGCTTGAACATTACAAAACTGAAAATAGAATAAATCTGAATAATGTTACTAAAGAACAAAAACAGTTAATAAGAAATTTAGAACTAAGGTTAAAAAACAACACTAATATTAATCCTAGTATACCGTGCTCTTATAGAGCTTTAACAGATCAACATGATGGGCTTAATCTTAATCTAAATAAATTATCTAAAGAGGATAAATTCTTTTTACCTTTTGAATATATATATGACTTTGAAAAAATGTCATTGACTAGTATTGTAGGAGAGGATCTTCTTAAATCAAAAGAAACACAGGAACTGATATATGCTTATTCTCAATTTCAAAAGAAAGATGAATTTAATTATGATGAGTTTTTAAAATATATATATCCTGCTATACAAATTAGATATTTGTGCAAGCAATATAAAAAATCAAAGGAATTTTTCTTCAAAAACTTTAATGAAGAGCTTTATGAAGAAATAAATAAAAAAGATATAGAAAATAAAGAAGTTAAAAAATCTAATTTACTTTTACAAGATGAAAACGAAAGATTTAAGCTAAGGATAGAGGAATTAGAGAGAGAAAATAAAAAATTAAAAAATGAATTAAAAAATAGGGAGGATTATAAGTCAGAAATAGTACCTCTAAGAGAGTTTATATTCAATATGGATAATAGAGAGGGTTATAAAGAAGAAGATATAAACTATAACAAGATAGAAGGACTAAATGCAATAATAATCGGAGGACATCAGCAGTGGCAAACCAAAATGAAAGAATACCTTAAAAACAGTAACTTTATTTCAGTAGAAAACTTAAATTTTGATACAGATATATTACTAACTGCAGATATAGTGTTTATCTACACTAATTATCTTAACCACGCTATGTATTATAAGGTTATAGATATAGCAAGAGAAAATAATTTAAAAGTAGTTTATTTAAAGTCTAATACAAATCCTAAAATCGTGTTAAAGCAGATACAGAAATCAGTAGAGTAG